From the Spiroplasma chrysopicola DF-1 genome, one window contains:
- a CDS encoding F0F1 ATP synthase subunit epsilon, whose amino-acid sequence MNKKITLKITTPQGIIVDEPVDIVTVRILTGYIGILYGHIPLVSTIVPSEMHYKIDNKEFRLNISGGILQVEKEQVKILADEVSLIK is encoded by the coding sequence ATGAATAAAAAAATAACTTTGAAAATTACAACCCCACAAGGAATTATTGTCGATGAACCAGTTGATATTGTTACAGTTCGTATCTTAACAGGTTATATTGGGATTTTATATGGTCATATTCCTTTGGTTTCAACAATTGTCCCATCAGAAATGCATTATAAAATTGATAATAAAGAATTTCGCTTAAATATTTCGGGAGGAATTTTACAAGTTGAAAAAGAACAAGTAAAAATCCTTGCCGATGAAGTTAGTTTGATTAAATAG
- a CDS encoding Cof-type HAD-IIB family hydrolase, with product MIKMVICDIDGTLIRNTDKEIPGANITALKKLQEKGILVTLATGRVPGALRKYAQELSITKNINYVIGANGGAVYNIANNTFAYDEKASMEDTKWAMELVKKLGTDFYLAPIAENLAFVSSQYVLDNNLFYFDYKFLTAKILDWNNIPQMRKVVVATSDQAKQNWLRQQVGVSETLRTEKTGYGYIEIIPKNVNKWEGIVRLLEILREEEGIDIETDEILCFGDQMNDYEMIKNAKYGVALSNATPELKEVAWKVTALDNNNAGIADFLEKEIFPHLGE from the coding sequence ATGATAAAAATGGTAATTTGTGATATTGATGGAACCTTAATTCGCAACACAGATAAAGAAATTCCGGGGGCTAATATTACGGCGTTAAAAAAACTACAAGAAAAAGGAATTTTAGTAACTTTAGCAACCGGAAGAGTTCCAGGAGCATTACGAAAATATGCACAAGAATTAAGTATTACAAAAAATATTAATTATGTGATTGGTGCTAACGGGGGTGCAGTTTATAATATTGCTAATAATACTTTTGCCTATGATGAAAAAGCAAGCATGGAAGATACCAAATGAGCAATGGAACTGGTGAAAAAATTAGGAACTGATTTTTACTTAGCTCCAATTGCTGAAAATTTAGCCTTTGTTTCTAGCCAATATGTTTTAGACAATAATTTATTTTATTTTGATTATAAATTTTTAACAGCAAAAATTCTTGATTGAAATAATATTCCCCAAATGCGCAAAGTTGTTGTGGCAACAAGTGATCAAGCAAAGCAAAATTGATTACGCCAGCAAGTGGGAGTTAGTGAAACATTACGAACTGAAAAAACAGGATATGGTTATATTGAAATAATTCCAAAAAATGTTAATAAGTGAGAAGGGATTGTGCGCCTACTAGAAATTTTGCGGGAAGAAGAAGGGATTGATATTGAAACAGATGAAATTCTTTGTTTTGGCGATCAAATGAATGATTATGAAATGATTAAAAATGCAAAATATGGTGTGGCATTAAGCAATGCGACTCCTGAATTAAAAGAAGTGGCTTGAAAAGTGACAGCTTTAGATAATAATAATGCTGGAATTGCGGATTTCTTAGAAAAAGAAATTTTTCCACACTTAGGGGAATAA